The following DNA comes from Megalobrama amblycephala isolate DHTTF-2021 linkage group LG20, ASM1881202v1, whole genome shotgun sequence.
TGATCAGTATCAGCGATCGTATCGGCCAATACGGTTTCCTGTAATCGGTGATCGGCCCCAAAAATCCTGATCGGAGCACCCTTATGcgcagccatctttagaattttgtGTTTGAACTTCTGTTTTTTGCGCTAGCTTCAGctttctatggcatcactgttgAAGAGTAATTAgatgaagtggatttacttattgtagagttagcgaaagttatcatgagcattgtaatgtttgaagcaGATGACATAATAAATATCATGGGACCAGGAAGATTTTAAAGCAAatggttcattcataaatctgtAAGATCTTACCTTTATACTGtagaaatacaaaccggaagacaaCGAGCACAgagctgaaaaggggcggggatACATAAGGTCTATTAAATCTATTTTGCTGTTTTGTAAAAGTGGTATTTTCACGAGATAGTTTTGATCCATGTGGATTTATTTTACGATCTATTAATGAATGTTTTGAACTCTcacattttttgggtgaatagactttttttgaagattaatgaaaatcttacaggtttggaatgacatgagagtgagtaattgatgacagaattttcattttttgggtgaactaacccttttataCTAAACTTCTCAGGCCTCAGCGACTGTGCTTATTCCGAAAGAACATCATCGGTTTGTAATCGGGAAGAATGGGGAGAAGTTGCAGGAGCTGGAGCTGAAAACGGCCACCAAGATCGCCATCCCCCGCTCTGATGATCCCAACGGCAACATCCGCATCACCGGCACCAAGGAAGGCATTGAGAAAGCTCGCCATGAAATCCAGCTCATCTCTGCAGAGCAGGTAACCAGTAGATGAGATAAGATAagcttttatattttcttccatCAGCCTCATTATGTCCTCACTGTCTACTTTAGGATAAGCGTGCCGTGGAACGCTTGTCTTTTGAGAAAGCTTTTCATCCATTCATCGCGGGTGCATATAATCGACTCGTTCAAGAGCTGAGTCAAGAGACTGGAGCTCGTATTAGCATCCCGCCACCCAGCGTACCCAAAGATGAGATTGTCATTACCGGCGAGAAGGAAGCAGTTGCCATGGCGATTGCCCGCATCCGGGCCATTTATGAAGAGAAGGTGATTTAATTATACTACCGTTCGAAAGCTTGGGGTCAGCAGttgtaaatgctgtttttttttttttttttttactttctattcatcaagaaaaaaatgttgcacTGTGTTCACCAAACTATTAAGCACCACAACTTTATTCaacgttttatttattttattaatatgaaatgtttcttgagcaccaaatcagcatataagaatgatttttaaaggatcatgtgagtaatgatgctaaaaattcagctttgccatcacagaaataaataacattttaaagagttattttaaattgtaataatatttcacaattttactgtttttactcaatttttgatcaaataagtgcagtcttggtgagatttatttaaaaaaaaaaaacttttaaattatattgtattttgattacattattttacatatttttgcaAATATGCATCTGGTGACATTTCCTGACCACCTTCTTGATATTTACAAGCAGAAACGAAAAACGACCACAATCTCCGTGGAGGTGAAGAAGTCACaacataagtacatagtaggcCCGAAAGGCAACACCCTGCAGGAGATCCTGGAGAACACTGGGGTGTCTGTGGAGATGCCTCCTCTGGACTCCGCATCGGAGACCATCATCCTCAGAGGGGAACCAGATAAGCTGGGTCCGGCTCTAACGCAGGTGTACGCCAAGGTCAGATGTATTAAAGATTTGTGTAGACCCAcaattttttggccttatttttCATAGAATGCATGCCAGAGTCAGCTTTTCACATGGCACTTGTGTGTTCTGCAGGCTAAAAGTGTGATAGTGGTGGAGGTGATTGCTCCAGCCTGGCTCCATCGATTCATCATTGGCAAGAAAGGACAGAACATCGGTCGCATTACACAGCAGCTGCCTAAGGTATTAAAAAGCGATTTGATTTAAAATAGTTTGCAAGAGCACAAGTATAAACACAACGAGACTGCAAAAGCGGACAAGTGACTAGATTAATTCGCCGTGATGACATTTAATGTCACTGACGACCTCTGTAGTCCTACTTGTTAGCAACTGCCTTTTTTAAGACACATTAAAgcttaaaaaataacatgtgggtattactgatgtattttatttaatctaataaaatgtgaaaatatcttgagcttgtgctAACAACAGACCTTTTTTCAGGCAAttaagcaaaagaaaaaaagaaacgtaGACTTTGAGACCGGAAGTccaaaaatgttcatttgttTCTGAGTTTTTAGGACTGATTCCTGAAGAACTGTATTCTTTAATGTCTAAATCcttgaataatgaataataatatattcTATTACATAAAAAGCATTAATATTAAAACCCTTAAGCATAATTATAAACAATAGGCCCTATATTGTGATTGTGCGACTCTTTGTCATCACTAGGTTCATATAGAGTTTACTGATGGAGAGGAACGTATAAGTCTGGAgggaccgacggaggaggtaGAACAAGCCCAGGCTCAGATACAGGAGATCATCAAAGACCTGGTCAGTGAACACTTGATTACCTTATtatcagttttttttgttgatagaaatgttaaaatttaaaaatatcaggGGAATTTTGGTTGCCAAATCATGTCACATATGCTATTATGGTTTCTTCTTCAGCTTTTCTTCTCCTTCACCGGATTTGTGGAATATAATCATACTGTTTAAGTATAGTCCTCaactattttattttccatCATTCAGATGGCGAGAATGGACTATGCAGAGATTAACATTGACCAACGTTTCCATAGACATCTCATTGGCAAAAACGGAGCCAACAGTAAGTTTAGacctttttgaaatgtttaatcTGAAACTGCTGTCATGtttaagataaaaataaaaatagagcTCAAGGCACAGCTATAAAAAGTACAATTTGAATAGTCAAATTGTGGGTTTTACACATTATTTGATTACAAACAGCACACAATGTCAAAATAAACAGTTGCAAAGGGACTTCTCCCTCACTATACAAATATCTaattcagtcatgaaactctagaagGTGCAGACTGATAGGTCCTTTACATGCAATTTGCAATATTtatacagcagcagcatatcttacatgctcacagtagtgtgtgtgtgtctatctctaaccattaggccacaactgcctaTTAACATGCCCATTAACATGCAAAAACTCTTCCGAGAGTTTTCAtgattgaaatataattttttcttcAATTTTCTTCAATTGTGGTCTTCATGACCACAGAACCTGGGAAAAATGATTGACGGTGTTGCACACTTGTTCTGAACGTATTTGTTCCAGTAAAGTTTTGATCAGTCAACAGagaagatgaatgaatgagtaGAAAATTGAATTATTTGGTACTTTTCCTTAGTAAATCGGATAAAGGAGCAGTATAAGGTATCGGTGAGGATTCCTCAGGACTCTGAGCGCTGCGGGCTGGTTCGTATCGAGGGCGATCCTCAGGGAGTACAGCTCGCTCGCAAGGAACTGATGGACATGGCCCAGCGTATGGTGAGACGTACTATATGGAAGCACAAAAGCACTCTATAAATGACATTATGAACCCATCTACATGATTTAAGGTTTGTAATTTTCTTGCGTTTTTGACGCTCTAGGAAAATGAACGCACAAAAGACCTGATCATAGAGCAGAAGTTTCACCGCACCATAATTGGGCAGAAAGGAGAGAAGATCAAAGAAGTGCGGGACAAGTTCCCTGAGGTGCTCACAGATTCATtttgtaaaacacattttgtaGCATTAAATGCTAGATGATTTCATACAGATGCTTTTGGTTTAATTTCTGCAGGTCATCATCATCTTTCCAGACCAGCAACAAAAAAGTGACATAGTGCAGCTCCGAGGGCCTAAAAACGAAGTGGAGAAATGTGCAAAGTTTCTGCAGAAACTCATCGCTGAGCTGGTACAAGTGTAATTTCCTCTTGCTTCCTTCCTGCTCTTAAATAACATTTGCTTAGTGACTAATACACGTTCACAAATACAGCTGCTATTACGTGCTCAGGCAGCTGTGGAATTATCATACTCTGCCAACAGATGACAAATTAGTTTTCTTTCTCTATTTCCTGAAGTGCTACTGTAGTCTGTTTTGAAGGTGTATTGTTTACAGTCAAAGTtgttataggattagttcacccaaaaattacatttctgtcattaattacttaagtTAATCCACATCCTTAAGaccttttgttcatcttcagaacacaaattaagatatctttttgatgaaatccaagagcttatttttttatctcccatagaaagcaacgtagaAACTTTAAGCCTTTGAATTTTCTCATGTCTAATTATATGTTCATCATGTTATTAGGTTGAGAGCAGCTTCTCAATTTCTGTACCCATCCACAAGCAGTTCCACAAAAACATCATTGGCAAAGGAGGTGCCAACATTAAAAAGGTGAAGAAAAAGCCATTTATTAAGTTTTGTAAAGatcactttttaatgttttaacaaaattaataaacctttaaagggatagttcacccaaaattgaataTTCTGTTATTTAATCATACTCTGGTGGACAGTTCATAGCAATGTtattggttacactttacaataaggtctcatttaacattaattaatgtattaactaatataaactaacaatgagcaatacatttgttacaatatttattaatctttttagtgttagttaaaaaaaatctttcattttaattcattttaactaATTACAAACACAGCTTTTTAttaaatgctgaaaaaaaaaaaaaaaaaaaaaaaaaaatatatatatatatatatatataactataatattatatatatatatatattatatattatatatatatatatatataattataatattatatattataattaatattaaataataataatttataatttgttcctttagtattatttattataatgtgaatataatatttcatattttatattaaaatattttttattatattttttcattttaatttattttagtaattttgttgtgttttgtcattttggaTTAGTTTTCTATTACCTTAtagctttcatttatttttcagttttaattttagtacttaaagTTTCCAATGTTGTAATTTTCAACATTTCTAAGTTTTTTATGTCTATAGTCTGTCTAATATTAAGtctatataatatttatatatttttcttcatCTTTATTGCAGCTACTGAaaactattttaataattttagttttagttaaaaataacaacactggTTCATAgtgagaaaaatattttaaaaaagcacaGTGAAAGTTCTGTCTGAAAATCAATAACATTCAGAGTGTGaatacataattatatatatttttttaagtgaacttgatatttaaatgtactaatgtttttttgtaatgagagAGATTATGTTGCTGTGTAAATCTATATAGATACGTGAGGAGACCAACACCAAGATTGATCTCCCAACGGAAAACAGCAACTCTGAGATGATCGTGATCACAGGCAAGAAGAGCAGCTGTGAAGCCGCACGAGATCGGATCACCGCCATTCAAAAAGAGCTGGTGAGAGAAACGCGAAGCTAGAGAATTTGTTAGAGATATAATTCCCAGTACTCTTAGTTTTCCTTCTCTCTCACATTCTCACTTAATCTTTCAATTGTCCCAGGCCAACCTGAAAGAGGCTGAGGTTTCCATCCCAGCCAAGCTGCATAACTCTCTGATTGGATCCAAGGGCAGTCTGGTACGCTCTGTAATGGAAGATTGTGGGGGTGTTCATATCCACTTCCCTGCGGAGGGCTCGGGGTTGGATAAGGTCACCATCCGAGGTCCTGCAGAGGAGGTGGAGAGAGCCAGGAGACAACTGCTGCAACTAGCGGAGGAGAAGGTGAGTAATGAGatgaacagaaaaacaaaaacacaggaAACGCTGTTATATTTCCAGTCATTCAGTCCATGTGAGATATTTGTCTTTTGTCCCACCAGCAAGTCAACAACTTCTCAGTGGAGCTTCAAGCCAAGCCAGAGTACCACAAGTTCCTTATAGGCAGAGGAGGAGCTAATATCCGACGCGTACGGGATCGAACCGGAGCACGGATCATCTTTCCATCACCAGATGAGCCAGAACAGGAGCATATTACCATCATGGGTAAAGAGGAGGCTGTATGGCTCGCCCAGAGAGAGCTGGAGACTCTCATCAAAAATCTGGTATGACAGAAGCGAAAGTTGTGTATTTAGTGTTTCTTTATATGCACTTCCTTCAGTTGATCTGTCCTTCCCCTCAGGATGATGTGATAGAGGACAGTATGGTCGTGGAGCCCCGGCATCACCGTCACTTCGTCTGTCGAAGAGGACAGGTGTTGAGAGAGTTGGCGGAGGAGTATGGCGGCGTAGCCGTTAGCTTCCCTCGAACAGGCACACACAGTGACAGTGTCACTCTCAAAGGACCCAGAGAGTGTGTGGACGCTGCTAAGAAACGTATTCAGGAGATCGTTCGAAGATCTGGTGAGTTTCTAATCCAATTCTGGACTGTTAAAATTTAGATCGTGTTGTTTTTGAAACGTGAATGAATGTATGTATTGTTTTCTGCATGTTTTGTCATTGCCAAGAacaatatatacactactgttcaaaagtttaacaTTAAAGAATCTTGCTGACCCTGAACTTTTGAGCGCTAGTGTATGTAGCCTGCTTATGAATGAAATCTCAGAGAAGAAACACtaacaccgtgtcctaaccagacgcgatgcgataagattccagcgacGAGCAATTTGACTGTCCGCACTAGATGCGACACGACAATGAGAAGTgctaaaatcaatcaaaaaccacagccaatcagaagagagtgtgggcgggctctctcggctagagcacagcagacacaatgaaatgggcaagtacatagtaaaattcataaatattacacaatttaaacattgtttaaaGTACAAACAGAGTGACTGAaccaatctttgtcatagaatattCTTGTTTTTTGTGTATTGAGTTGACAGTTGGAACATTCT
Coding sequences within:
- the hdlbpb gene encoding LOW QUALITY PROTEIN: vigilin (The sequence of the model RefSeq protein was modified relative to this genomic sequence to represent the inferred CDS: deleted 2 bases in 2 codons), with the translated sequence MSSVAVLTQESFAEHRSGLKDFEITGSVPEDEAYIPTYLEAFPPLPDKGSPGEKTGEPAGAWSKIRPIKASVITQVFHVPLEERRYKDNSQFGEGEEAKVCLDIMQKTGAHIELSLAKDQGLSIMVTGKLDSVMKARKEIVARLQTQASATVLIPKEHHRFVIGKNGEKLQELELKTATKIAIPRSDDPNGNIRITGTKEGIEKARHEIQLISAEQDKRAVERLSFEKAFHPFIAGAYNRLVQELSQETGARISIPPPSVPKDEIVITGEKEAVAMAIARIRAIYEEKKRKTTTISVEVKKSQHKYIVGPKGNTLQEILENTGVSVEMPPLDSASETIILRGEPDKLGPALTQVYAKAKSVIVVEVIAPAWLHRFIIGKKGQNIGRITQQLPKVHIEFTDGEERISLEGPTEEVEQAQAQIQEIIKDLMARMDYAEINIDQRFHRHLIGKNGANINRIKEQYKVSVRIPQDSERCGLVRIEGDPQGVQLARKELMDMAQRMENERTKDLIIEQKFHRTIIGQKGEKIKEVRDKFPEVIIIFPDQQQKSDIVQLRGPKNEVEKCAKFLQKLIAELVESSFSISVPIHKQFHKNIIGKGGANIKKIREETNTKIDLPTENSNSEMIVITGKKSSCEAARDRITAIQKELANLKEAEVSIPAKLHNSLIGSKGSLVRSVMEDCGGVHIHFPAEGSGLDKVTIRGPAEEVERARRQLLQLAEEKQVNNFSVELQAKPEYHKFLIGRGGANIRRVRDRTGARIIFPSPDEPEQEHITIMGKEEAVWLAQRELETLIKNLDDVIEDSMVVEPRHHRHFVCRRGQVLRELAEEYGGVAVSFPRTGTHSDSVTLKGPRECVDAAKKRIQEIVEDLESQVSVEVSIPQRYHRAIMGPKGCRIQQITREHEVQIKFPDRDESAAQEPAPQENGDTDLIPRKCDIITVTGRAEKCELARTALLALVPVTIDVEVSYELHRYIIGQKGIGIRKMMEDYEVNIWVPQPEQQSDVIKITGQVDSVERAKQGLLERVQELKAEQEDRALRSYKVTLSVEPKYHPKIIGRKGAVISQIRKDYDVNVQFPDKGDEQQDVIVISGYERNANEARAAIEQLVAALQEMVSEDIRLDRRVHARIIGARGKAIRKLMEEFKVDIRFPQPGSEDPNKVTVTGLPENVDNAIDHLLNLEEEYMLSVTETETMAAYMKPPSKTMGTGGNDEDNKALAKGFVVRDAPWNAQGNKAPDMSSAEEFPTFGSGIAPKQASAWGPKKC